Within Takifugu flavidus isolate HTHZ2018 chromosome 12, ASM371156v2, whole genome shotgun sequence, the genomic segment CCCTGTTCTCATGGGAGGACAAAGGGTTGAAATCCTAGCTAACGCTGCTTTTAATGTCCCATAATTTGTAGGACTGGATTAAATCACCCGTTGTTTCCTTCtctgctctgacctttgacagGATCAAGGACACAGATGCTGCTAAATTGAAGGAGGAGTACAGACGTCTGGTAGAGGGGCTGAAAGAAGCTAATATTGCCAGAGAAACTGATGTTTATCTTTCAAATCCTGTATTACCAGATGAAATTCTCCGAGGTATCCTCCAAGGTCCATTCTGCCGTCATTTTGTGTCAAGAAAGCAAATTTCATATCATTttgctcctccctcctgtcagAGGCGGTGCCGGGGACCATTCGCACCGCAGAGCACTTTGTTGGCTTTCTCAAGCGATTTCTGGAGTATCTGAAATCCCGTCTGAGGGTCCAACATGTGGTGCAGGAGAGCACGCCACAGTTTCTCAAAGACATCTTCGAGAAAGTCTGCATCGACCGTAAACCGCTCAGGTGGGTTCCGGCTCCTGCGGCACACGTCATTTTTCATCTTAATGTGATTTAATCCGACTCTGCCTCCAGGTTCTGCGCAGAGCGACTGCAGTCGTTACTACGAACGCTAGAGATTGCTGACATTGCCGACTTCTCTGCTGTTACACTCATCGCTAATTTTGCCACCCTGGTCAGCACGTACAGTCAAGGTACTCGGGCAGCTGTTTCCATTAATATTGGAACTGTGTGAGACTCCATTGCTGCAAGAAGATTTATGCTTAAAGTGACCTACTTTCTTTAGCTGTAATTAAGCATTTTTACTCTCTTTGCATGAAGGTTTTACAATCATCATTGAGCCTTTTGAAGACAGAACTCCAACGATTGCCAACCCTGTGCTGCACTTCAGGTGGGGTAGATTTAATATGctgtgatttgattttaaaagtaAGCCTGGTTAAATACAGTTTCTGAGGCCGACAGACTATTTTACAACTTTTTCACTGTGCAATAATCTGTTTTCACGTTTGCATCCTTCTCTCAGCTGTATGGACCCGTCTATCGCCATCAAACCGGTTTTCCAAAGATTCCAGTCCGTTGTCATCACCTCAGGGGTAAGGTAGCAGCATCTTTGGGCTGATGGTGGGTTTCATGTGAAAGTactgcagctgtgtttgtgcTAATGAAGCTTTCCTTTGGGGGATTTAGACTCTGTCTCCGCTCGACATCTACCCTAAAATCCTTGACTTTCGCCCAGTGACGATGGCCTCCTTCACGATGACGCTGGCGAGGACGTGCCTCTGTCCTTTGGTGCGTAATTTCACCTAAAACCTTCAAAATCATGAAAGGAAACAAGTTTAAGTCTATATTTTTTTACATGAATTGTCACTGAACCCTTTAATCCTTTTGCCCTTTTTGTTCTGCTGTTCAGATTATTGGCAGAGGAAACGATCAGGTGGCTCTGAGCTCAAAGTTTGAAACCAGAGAAGACTTTGGTTTGTACAAATgtcttcattattatttattcaggCAGACGACTAGGTCGATATGTTGGGTGTCACCGGGGCTCAGTGGAAGTTCTTCAAACTTTGACATATTtagagcaaaaaaacaaacagaagaaatattaatatttaaatataaatacaattcCAATAATATTACAGTTGTCAAATTCTGTAATTCTGTATATTTAACAAAAATGTTGGACTCTACATCATTTAAAGCAGTTCTTTAAAATCCAACTTTGTTGTATCGTTTGTCTTCCAGCGGTGATTCGTAACTATGGCAACCTTCTCCTGGAGATGTCCGCCATCGTTCCTGATGGCATCGTGGCGTTTTTCACCAGCTATGTTTACATGGAGAACATAGTGGCCTCTTGGTATGAACAGGTTAGTGTGAAGAGAATTACCAGTTGTGATTCTCAGATGTCGCTGGGGTCTCGTGTTTGTTGTAGCACAGCCTCCACAAAGAGTCGTATCCTGGCCGACTGACCTTTGAACATGTTTTCTCAGGGCATCCTGGAGAATATCCAGAAAAATAAGCTGATTTTCATTGAAactccagatgctgcagagacGAGCATGGCTCTGGAAAAATACCAGGAGGTCTGAGACTATCGAGAAGGATAATATAGCACCTAgtgaatgtgtgtatatatttcaTGTCCCTCTGTGCTTGGGTTTCCTGTCTGTTCTGTTCAGGCGTGTGAGAATGGCAGAGGAGCCATCCTGCTGTCTGTGGCCAGAGGAAAAGTGTCTGAAGGAATAGACTTTGGTAAATGGGCATGCTGTTAATCTTAGAGTCATCCAGTGTGAACAGTGCAAGAAGAAATCCTGTTCTCTGTTCCTCAGTGCACCATTTTGGCCGAGCAGTCATCATGTTTGGGGTGCCTTATGTTTACACTCAGAGCCGCATTCTAAAGGTCAGAAACGTCCCTCTTTACTAAGCAGTTCTCATCTGATCTATGGTCAGTAAACAGCGACTTGCTGAGCGTCTGTCAATGTCATTTCCAACTCGTCCGCTTCCAATACCACAGGCCCGTCTGGAGTATCTCCGGGATCACTTTCAGATCAGGGAGAACGACTTTCTGACGTTCGACGCCATGCGACATGCTGCCCAGTGTGTGGGTCGAGCCATCCGAGGCAAAACCGACTATGGACTAATGATTTTTGCAGACAAGGTGAGTGTTGCTGTAACCCCCAAATCGATCCTTCCTGCTGTGAACTCCAAATTATGCCGAAATTCCACCGGAGCAAAACTCCAACTGCTTAACAACTGCGTGTGCCGTCGACAGCGTTACGCACGTGCAGACAAACGCGGGAAACTTCCTCGTTGGATTCAGGAGCACATCAGTGACGGCAGTCTGAATCTCACCATAGACGAAACCATCCAACTCTCCAAGCACTTCCTGCGGCAGATGGCTCAGCCTTTCCGACAGGTACTCGGATCTCAAAGGAATCTGTCTGTTTATGGGGCGGGGAAATAAATGCAGCACCACCCATGCAGTAGCTAGTTAGGGTGTAAATGAGCCCCTCTGTCCTTCCCTGCTCCAGGAGGACCAGCTGGGCCTGTCGCTGCTGACTCTTGAGCAGCTGGAGTCGGAGGAGATGCTGCAGAAGATCAGTCAGATCGCTCAGCAGACCTGAAGGTGACAGAGGCTCCGTGTTGCCGAGGTCGTGTCTGTTTAATCTTCCGTTACATTTCCTAGCACCAGTGTTTCGCCTCTAAAATATCCAAGGTTTTAGCCGTGGCTAAATGCTCGTCCTGCTGTATATTGGAACACAAAATGAAGGTTTCAAGGAAGCCTGACAAATGTCTGCAATTTAAAACTACTATTTCCTTTACTTTATAACTGTACATAGGCTTTTTAATACAAATGTGAATATTTTTGTAAGTTTCAACCACGGGTCTGGGATATAAATGAACAGTTTGTGTTTCCTTGTTTGTTaaagtcttgttttttttcagtattttgaACAGTAGAGTTTGGAAAAAGTCTTTCCTTTGGAAGCACAAAGGCAATTTGTCAGACAGCTCCAACCTTTCCTTATTgaaatttatttgatattttataaatacatgaaaaatacaaatctacatacaatatcCCATATTGTAACAATAAACAGTGTGTCTACCAAAAGTACAAATGTCAACACTTAACACATATCTTCTACCTTGGTAAAGTACAATTGGTTGTCCTACACTGGAAATAAATATCACGTTGAAAAATAGTCTGGAACATTTGCAGAGTTGAACCCACGAGCGTGGTTTGAAGTTAAAATGTATCAGCATGTTAGAAGTATGCAGTTCAAGTAACCTATAGTGCAGATAAAACCACAGGTCAACACAGAATGATGACCGTTATATTCTTACAGGCATTTCAGTGAATAAGCAAAACTACATGAAATTCTCACGTAATTCCCGCTGGATGCAGAGGCTGCGAAGCTCAATATTCCCTCggcttcatttttaaatgaaagtcGCTGTGCAGTTTAACCGGAGTTACCTGCCAGATTTGGATTCTCAACTCTAGACTCTTTGGTTTAGTACTTATTGCTGTGCAATTAGCTTTTCTTGATTAAACAGATTCTACAGAGGAAAATACCCCCAATTCTGTAAAATGAAATATGTTGATATTGTGTCTGACCCCTGTCATCCATCATGCTAGAAAAGGTTGGAATGATGCTTGAAGCAAGAACTATGAAACTACAACTATAGTTATGACAATAATAATGCCATATGCTTAATCTATAGGACTATAATAACCTGGGGTGTCCTGGCCAAGCTTATTGTGCATGGACACTGTAGTTCACTGCGTTGGATCAGATCCTCTCAGTTTCCCTTTTAGAGTGATCAATCTAAACTCAACATCCCAGAGCTGCTCAGAACATTAGGGCTTCTATCGAACATGTTTCATAGGGAAAATAGTAAATATTGAGAACATCCTCATCCCCAAAAGAAGGTCCAGCAACCCACGATAGCAGACAGCAGAAtgctgctgtccacattcaAATACTTATAGAAATATTAAAACTTTAACAGAATGATTAATGattcttctgcttcctgtgcAATTAGTCTGTTCCACTGGGCAGGAAAAGTGAGTTATGATGTTTTCCTTATACTGTTTGTGTTCTCCATCTCTGTTAAGGTTCTCTTTGACAGGATATGGCCagattttaaaagttttaaagtCTTCTtagctaagctaacagcagaGTTCATTTACCTGGTCGGTTGTCGTATCTTTGGTCGGGCTCACgattaaaaagcaaaagctgGTGTAAAAACAACCTTCTGGGTGTCTTATCTGGATGAATTAGCTGCTCCCGCCCAGCGAACCTCGTCTGGTCAGGCTCTGCGTGCTGGAGCTTAGGCCTCGGATGTCGGCCAAACGGCTTGGCTGAGGAACCAGACAAACACAGTAACGGTGGTAACCAGTTTAGAGCCAGCAGACGGTCATGGAGCAGCCTTCTTACCTGGACACTgtcctgtttctctctccctccaacATTCAACACATTAAGAGAATTTGCCCTCTTCATCCTGAAAATAAAGCAACAGCAACATAACGTACTGGGATCCACGGCGGCCGACGCCGGCGTGTGGTCAGCGGCTTTACCCAGCATTCCTTGGACTCATTTCTTCCATGTCGACTCCTCTCAGCTTCCGCACCAGTTTCTCACTGCTTCTGCGTATCGACTCCCTGAGTTTGGTGAAGGAGCCGCTGCGCTTCAGGTTATTGAGTCCCTCCTGTCCTGAGCTGGCGTCCTCAGCGCCGGACCAGCTGGGACGACCTTCCCCTGGACCGGAGACAGGCAGCACGTGAAGCTGTTGTCACCTGAAACCAGAGGTCAAGGACCGGACCAAACGCTACCATTTTATACCTTCTACTGATCCAAACTCCTTCTCGTGTGCTCGGGTGAGGATATCCTTGTAAAGAGCTTCGGCTTGTCTGTATTTTCCCTGCTTCAGATAACAGGAAGCCTGAGAGGGAGAGCAGGTAAAAGATGGTTTAGAAAAACACTGTCCTGTTGAGAATAAGAGCACTGGTCCAGATTCAGAACTGGGGGGTGTTAACTGTCGACGTAATAACAAGAAAACTCAAGACTTGGTCTGACTAGGTTGTTCTTGGTCTTGGCCACATTGGCATCATCTGGTCCCAGTCTGTTCTGGTAGATGTGCAGAGCTCGTTCGTAGTAGCGTTCCACCTCCTGGTACTTCCCCTGGTTCTGACAGAGCAGAGCCAGGTTGTTCAGCTGCTTGGCTACATCTGGGTGGTCTGTTCCCAGAACCTGGagatgatcacacacacacacacaacgtcCTGAAACATCACCCTCACTCCCATCTACTGTGTAAATCAATAAACAACGTGTACACATCAGCTGGTTTATGATGCTCATCGTTACATTTGCTCAAGAGCAGAAAGGGCAACAAATGTTCTGGTCTTTCGGTTTTATAACGGCGACATTTTCTCACCTTCTCTCTGATCTCCAGAGCTCTTTTACAAAGTGGCTCTGCTTCTTTgtattttcctctcttcccatAGAGCACTGCCAGGTTGTTAAGTGTTGCTGCCACCTGCACAAATGTGGCCAAAGAATTCAAACCCACACCGTCTCATCACACCTCACTGGACTTGATGcgttaaaaaaacccaacttacAGCGGGATGGTCCATTCCAAGAGTCTTTTCCCTGATCTCCAGTGCATCATTCAACAGATTAGCTGCTTCTTTGTACTTGTTCTGGTCTCTACAGAGGGAACATTTACCATGCAGCATCAAAGCCTGAGTGTTGGGTTGTTTGAATAAATCCATTTATTCTGTTCTGTGAATCATGATCAAAATCCGCCATCGTGTAAGAGAAACGCAGCGTTTTATTCACCAGCCTCACCTGTAAACCAGGGCTAATATATTTAGCATGGTGGCCACATCTGGATGATTGTGGCCTGAGGACTTCTCCAGGTCTTCCAAGGCCTGTTGAGACATGCACAGTGTTATCTCTTAAACCCTTTTATATTTATGAATACTTTCTACCTCCTAACATGTTGATAAGCAGCGCAATGGCGACAAAACAGGTTCATGTGAGAAGTAACTGGAGCGGGTGGAGATATTTGTTGTGGTTTTCCACGACCACCCTTTCACCTGTTTGCAGAGCGGAACAGCAACCTCGTATCTTCCCTGGGAGGCGTACTGGATGACCAGGTTGTGGAGCGTCCGGAGGCGGGCTGGAATCTCATAGCCACCTTGCTGCGCTGCAGCCGCTGCACTGCTGTGATGTTGCTGGGACACTGAGCAGAACGAAAGTCACAACTCAAAGTTTTGAGGACACAGATGCCAGCTTGAACATGGTCCAGACTAAGACTTCCTCATATCGGACTCGTGCTACTTTTCGTGACCCTTCACAGCCCCAAAGACCTGCCCATAACGGGGGAACGTTTTCAACATATTAGAATTTTGAAGAATATAGTTCCACCTCCATTTATTTGGAGACGTAATGCATGAGTGAAAACACTCTGTACACTCCTAGAATATATTTAAGATGGGGAAAGGCAGGTGCAGCAGTCTTACTCTGAGACTGTTCCTCATCCTCAGTAGGGAAAAGGTCATCCAGAGACTCCTTGGTGGAAGATGCATTTTTGACATCCTGCAGTGGAAAAATAAGAACAATAACAACTAAATGAGGCCGTTGTACGTATGTGAGCTCTGTACAGCTCAGTAGGTTGCGACATTCATTGGCCCCCTGGATGTAAAGACATACAATAGCTCTGGCTTAAAGAACCTGTTTCGCTGTTTGCCCTCTGCTGTGGGCTGTAATCTATCTCTGCTACAGGTAAAACACAAGCCTACCACAGGTTTCCTTCGGCTCAGGTTCATGTTTCACTCAGGTCGGTGCCATCAAGATTTTTTCAAAAACTAAAACGCTACTTTTACTCCGGTTTGGATCTCACCGCCTGTGGCTCCTCCACATCATATTTCCTAATGGAGGACATGAACTGCAGgtgtttgttctgctcctccagcgtTACCACCTCCTGCTCCTTGTCTTGGAGGCGCTGCTGTGCACCGGCCAGCTCGTCTCTCAACCACTGGTTCTCCTGACACAGACGACGTACCTGCGAATGAAACGAGAAGAAAACGTCAGGGCGGAGGagcggagggaggagaaaatgagTTTTTATCTCTCGTCTGGGTCTGGGAGATATTCACCTGAGCACGCAACTTCTGTTTCTCTGCCTCCAGTGAACCCAAATGTGCTGACAATGCCAACATCACCtggatgaaagacaaaaaacacacaactaaATCTTTGTGCACAAGGACCCACTAATAATATACTTATGTTAGTTTGGGAAATGCTTAAACATCACCCCTGAACATGCAGGAAATGGCTCTTTGTCAGGATTATGCACAGTACCTGCGCCTCACTCAGCCCCAGCTCTATCCTCTCCAGGGATTGACGGATGATGCCacatttttcctgtttcacGCTGCCGTGCTCCAGCGTCTGCAGGTTctcctctggctcctgcaggttctccagGAGGCTGCGGTTTTCTCCTCTCAGCGCCTCCAGCCCTGCAATCACCTGCTGCGTACTGCACAGAATTTCCTCTGCCGAAAACATGGCATCCACTCCGAGGTACCTCTGTTTAGAATGATCTGACCTGGGAACACAAGAGGTCATTAGAAATACGTAAACAGTACATAAACAGTAAATAACAAACATCTATGAAGATGCCATTTGAAGTGTAACCAAATACACAAGAAAGGCACAAATATATGTACTGGATATCAGCTCTTCAGCACTTGGTGAAGAGTAAATTATGTTTCAGACTGTTTGCTGTGGGCGGCGCCTCGCGTCGGTTTAATGACTTCTAAAGCTCCATTAGTTTCACCACGTTTGCTTAATTAAGCCAACCGCACACGTTACTCTTGAGTTTGGTAAAACCACCAAGCAGAGAAAGTGCTTCGATATTCAAGTGGTCGATATTTACGCAGAAGAATCATCAAAACATAAACAAACGACGGCTTCACGTCAGAGACGCCAAAAAAGTTATTTATAGCCTACCTGCTAAGTCTTCCCCGGGCAGCGTGGTTTCGTGTTGTTGTCCGAGCCGAGTtaatatttttccattttcgcAGTTATGATGACTTTTCGTACGCTGCCAACCGTTTGCggtcagtgtttttgttttccacgCAGAACGGGCGTGGCGATGAAAATGAGAAGCTTTAAATGATT encodes:
- the ercc2 gene encoding general transcription and DNA repair factor IIH helicase subunit XPD, which produces MRLNIDGLLVYFPYDYIYPEQYSYMLELKRTLDAKGHGVLEMPSGTGKTISLLSLIVAYQKAFPLEVTKLIYCSRTVPEIEKVVEELRKLLEYHAKQTGQSNNFLALALSSRKNLCIHPEVSALRFGKEVDGKCHSLTASYIRAQRHSDPNVPVCRYFEDFDAVGRQVPLPAGIYNLDDLKDFGRRKGWCPYYLARYSILHANIVVYSYHYLLDPKIADLVSKELAKKSVVVFDEAHNIDNVCIDSMSVNITRRTLDRCQGNVDTLQKTIHKIKDTDAAKLKEEYRRLVEGLKEANIARETDVYLSNPVLPDEILREAVPGTIRTAEHFVGFLKRFLEYLKSRLRVQHVVQESTPQFLKDIFEKVCIDRKPLRFCAERLQSLLRTLEIADIADFSAVTLIANFATLVSTYSQGFTIIIEPFEDRTPTIANPVLHFSCMDPSIAIKPVFQRFQSVVITSGTLSPLDIYPKILDFRPVTMASFTMTLARTCLCPLIIGRGNDQVALSSKFETREDFAVIRNYGNLLLEMSAIVPDGIVAFFTSYVYMENIVASWYEQGILENIQKNKLIFIETPDAAETSMALEKYQEACENGRGAILLSVARGKVSEGIDFVHHFGRAVIMFGVPYVYTQSRILKARLEYLRDHFQIRENDFLTFDAMRHAAQCVGRAIRGKTDYGLMIFADKRYARADKRGKLPRWIQEHISDGSLNLTIDETIQLSKHFLRQMAQPFRQEDQLGLSLLTLEQLESEEMLQKISQIAQQT
- the klc3 gene encoding kinesin light chain 3; its protein translation is MFSAEEILCSTQQVIAGLEALRGENRSLLENLQEPEENLQTLEHGSVKQEKCGIIRQSLERIELGLSEAQVMLALSAHLGSLEAEKQKLRAQVRRLCQENQWLRDELAGAQQRLQDKEQEVVTLEEQNKHLQFMSSIRKYDVEEPQADVKNASSTKESLDDLFPTEDEEQSQMSQQHHSSAAAAAQQGGYEIPARLRTLHNLVIQYASQGRYEVAVPLCKQALEDLEKSSGHNHPDVATMLNILALVYRDQNKYKEAANLLNDALEIREKTLGMDHPAVAATLNNLAVLYGKRGKYKEAEPLCKRALEIREKVLGTDHPDVAKQLNNLALLCQNQGKYQEVERYYERALHIYQNRLGPDDANVAKTKNNLASCYLKQGKYRQAEALYKDILTRAHEKEFGSVEGEGRPSWSGAEDASSGQEGLNNLKRSGSFTKLRESIRRSSEKLVRKLRGVDMEEMSPRNAGMKRANSLNVLNVGGREKQDSVQPSRLADIRGLSSSTQSLTRRGSLGGSS